Proteins from a genomic interval of Trichoderma breve strain T069 chromosome 2, whole genome shotgun sequence:
- a CDS encoding ankyrin repeats (3 copies) domain-containing protein, with the protein MYHQISNATEKLQGAVQQIESHHGEIVLFGMQPELLRHALPAWRKNGKKIQQEADTLWRIFEAAVSDDTFSRTICVLDALDECRPTRPNWAKFLVTSRPYLEIQEGFHSATKSFPRIHIRGEEENEQINEEINLIVKLRVKELGQIEGLETQTLLRIEKQLLQMEHRTYLWLQLAMDDIRIMLRDSLRPEEEMIQLIPSSVDAAYEKILSRAPPARQVEVKMILQIIVGARRPLKIEEMAVALGVGLKLASSADLRSAATSGLKAEGLAEKIRHLCGLFVFIDKSKRIFLIHQTAREFLINISTNDERIPATPSLQFKEVVSDRVCLAYLSAVGLNKDRRPVFRKNNNGHLEEDEHEVLRYFSQLLFRDYSSNEWGNHAVASSSGPPKDLLDLAIELNFAPSVRDLWLIQAAENGQKHIIKMLLDNGADVNARGPDDQAPLWWAAWGGQKEIALLLLDNGANIEIVDFWGQTPLWIAAEMGQANLVELLVTKGADINTTGGFEGRTVVQEAVSSNEESMVKLLIELGADINATAGGSRMTALQEAVILNLEPMVKLLIELGADVDAKGSKWVTPLSQAVGIGRENMVKLLVELGADIEAKNGEWGLTPLSLAAYTNQGGMVKLLIELRADIESKDERYGVPPLWWAVLACHEDIVRTILSWAARRGGRRKGRGGRERMVKLLVELGCTYGRKRRPLRYS; encoded by the exons ATGTATC ATCAGATATCTAATGCCACTGAGAAACTCCAGGGAGCGGTCCAACAAATAGAAAGTCATCATGGTGAGATCGTT TTATTCGGTATGCAGCCAGAATTGTTGCGACATGCCCTGCCAGCATGGAGAAAAAATGGCAAAAAGATTCAGCAAGAGGCCGATACTCTCTGGCGCATTTTCGAGGCCGCAGTCTCGGATGACACGTTTTCCAGGACAATCTGCGTTCTTGATGCTCTGGACGAATGTCGGCCAA CCCGACCAAATTGGGCAAAGTTCCTGGTTACTAGCCGTCCATACTTAGAAATACAGGAAGGTTTCCATTCAGCCACGAAATCATTTCCCCGGATCCATATTCgcggagaggaggagaatgaACAAATTAATGAAGAAATCAATCTCATCGTTAAGTTACGAGTAAAGGAACTCGGTCAAATCGAAGGGCTGGAGACGCAAACGCTTCTACGAATAGAGAAACAACTTCTCCAAATGGAACATCGAACTTACCTCTGGTTACAATTGGCCATGGATGATATTCGCATCATGCTGCGAGATAGCCTTCGTccggaagaagaaatgattCAACTAATTCCCAGCTCCGTTGACGCCGCATACGAGAAGATTTTAAGCCGCGCCCCGCCAGCCAGACAAGTAGAGGTCAAAATGATCCTACAGATTATTGTTGGTGCGAGGCGTCCGCTGAAGATTGAGGAAATGGCGGTAGCATTGGGGGTTGGCTTAAAATTAGCCAGCTCGGCCGATTTACGATCCGCAGCCACATCTGGGCTGAAAGCGGAGGGCTTGGCTGAGAAGATTCGTCATTTATGTGGACTTTTCGTGTTTATTGACAAGTCGAAGAGGATTTTTTTGATACATCAGACGGCAAGAGAATTTTTGATCAACATCTCAACAAATGATGAGAGAATTCCGGCCACACCAAGTCTTCAATTTAAAGAAGTGGTTTCAGATCGA GTTTGTCTGGCGTATCTAAGCGCAGTGGGACTTAACAAAGACAGACGGCCAGTGTTTCGCAAAAACAATAATGGACatttggaagaggatgaaCACGAAGTGCTCCGGTATTTTTCTCAGTTATTATTCCGGGATTATTCTTCGAATGAATGGGGAAATCATGCAGTTGCAAGTTCCTCAGGTCCGCCAAAAGATCTATTGGACCTGGCCATTGAGCTTAATTTTGCGCCCAGTGTACGAGACTTGTGGTTAATACAGGCCGCTGAAAATGGTCAAAAGCATATAATCAAGATGCTACTCGATAACGGCGCTGACGTCAATGCTCGAGGTCCAGACGACCAGGCGCCTCTATGGTGGGCGGCCTGGGGAGGGCAAAAGGAAATTGCCCTATTGCTACTTGATAATGGTGCCAATATCGAAATTGTGGACTTTTGGGGACAGACGCCGCTTTGGATTGCCGCCGAGATGGGACAAGCAAACCTGGTAGAGCTTCTTGTTACAAAGGGTGCTGATATTAATACTACTGGTGGGTTTGAAGGCAGGACAGTAGTCCAGGAGGCTGTTTCTTCCAATGAAGAATCTATGGTGAAACTGCTTATTGAGTTGGGCGCTGATATTAATGCAACGGCTGGGGGAAGTCGTATGACGGCGCTCCAAGAGGCTGTCATTCTGAATCTGGAACCCATGGTGAAGCTGTTAATCGAGTTGGGTGCTGACGTTGATGCTAAGGGTAGCAAATGGGTGACACCGCTCTCACAGGCTGTTGGAATCGGGCGAGAAAATATGGTCAAGCTGCTAGTTGAATTGGGCGCTGATATCGAGGCCAAAAATGGTGAATGGGGGTTGACACCACTCTCACTGGCCGCTTATACCAACCAGGGAGGGATGGTGAAGCTGCTCATCGAATTACGTGCTGATATTGAGTCTAAAGATGAACGATATGGCGTGCCACCTCTCTGGTGGGCAGTTTTGGCGTGCCACGAGGACATTGTCAG GACAATACTCTCATGGGCCGCTCGCCGCGGTGGGCGAAGAAAAGGCCGTGGTGGGCGAGAAAGAatggtgaagctgctggtcGAGCTAGGCTGTACATATGGTCGAAAACGACGACCACTAAGATATTCCTGA
- a CDS encoding DEAD/DEAH box helicase domain-containing protein, whose translation MAATKHLRAEADDSVAENRPVKKSKVADAGDDAEKARLKKEKKEKKKEKKEKKRKSADDEDTVEAPVEESADGESKKEKKKSKKDKKEKKEKKSKKSQDEDDSAQQTTEEQPESMDVDQDEKPAEEKKKSKKERKTKDTNDNASEEASNGRDYVQTMSLSNVPQSEIDEYLSKNEIVITDTRNTTGKLRPVTEFHHLPSTNLLEKKPSPFASYKAPTPIQAASWPSTLSGRDVVGVAETGSGKTMAFALPCVEAISLINKKGVKAVVVSPTRELAMQTHEQLARLAALLRLKCVCLYGGASKDDQRALLNKGADIIVATPGRLKDFMSDETVDLSGCKFAVLDEADRMLDKGFEEDIKMILGACPPREERQTLMFTATWPISVQSLASTFMVDPVKITIGSRGKETENGSVELQANTRITQKVEVMDGKDKEFRLLQIIKQHQQGKQKDDRILVFCLYKKEATRVEGFLSRKGVRVGGIHGDLKQEQRTRSLEAFKTGKTPVLVATDVAARGLDIPEVKLVINVTFPLTIEDYVHRIGRTGRAGKTGEAITMFTVQDKAHSGSLINILKGANQPVPDELMKFGTVVKKKTHDMYGGFFKDVDPNQKATKITFD comes from the exons ATGGCCGCCACCAAGCACCTCCGCGCTGAGGCTGACGACAGCGTGGCCGAGAACCGCCCAGTCAAGAAGTCCAAGGTGGCCGACGCtggtgacgatgccgaaAAGGCGcgtctgaagaaggagaagaaggagaagaagaaggagaagaaagaaaagaagagaaagtctgctgatgacgaggacacGGTTGAGGCTCCCGTAGAGGAGAGCGCCGACGgagaaagcaagaaagaaaagaagaagtcaaagaaggacaagaaggaaaagaaggagaaaaagtCCAAAAAGTCACaggacgaagatgacagCGCTCAACAGACTACCGAGGAACAGCCCGAGAGCATGGACGTCGACCAAGACGAGAAGCCcgccgaagagaagaaaaagtccaagaaggaGCGCAAGACCAAGGACACCAACGACAATGCCTCCGAAGAAGCCTCCAATGGTCGCGACTACGTCCAGACCATGAGCCTGTCCAACGTCCCGCAATCCGAAATCGACGAATACTTGTCCAAGAACGAGATTGTCATCACTGACACCCGAAACACCACGGGCAAGCTCCGACCCGTCACCGAGTTCCACCACTTGCCCTCTACCAActtgctggagaagaagccgtcgCCCTTTGCCAGCTACAAGGCCCCTACTCCCATTCAGGctgcttcatggccatctACCCTTTCAGGGCGCGATGTCGTCGGTGTCGCTGAGACGGGCTCCGGCAAGACCATGGCTTTCGCTCTCCCCTGTGTTGAGGCCATTTCCCTCATTAACAAGAAGGGCGTCAAGGCCGTTGTTGTTTCACCCACCAGAGAGCTGGCCATGCAGACTCACGAGCAATTGGCTCGtctggctgctcttctcaGACTCAAGTGCGTCTGTCTCTATGGCGGTGCTTCCAAGGATGACCAACGTGCGCTCCTTAACAAGGGTGCTGACATTATCGTCGCCACTCCTGGTCGTTTGAAGGACTTCATGTCCGATGAGACTGTTGACCTCAGCGGCTGCAAATTTGCCGtcttggacgaggccgatCGTATGCTGGACAAGGGTTTTGAAGAGGATATCAAGATGATTCTTGGCGCCTGCCCTCCCCGAGAGGAGCGACAGACGCTCATGTTTACTGCCACATGGCCCATTTCCGTTCAGAGCCTGGCGTCCACCTTCATGGTTGACCCTGTCAAGATCACCATTGGATCGCGCGGTAAGGAGACTGAGAACGGCTCAGTCGAGCTCCAAGCCAACACCCGCATCACGCAAAAAGTCGAAGTCATGGatggcaaggacaaggaatTCCGACTTTTGCAAATCAtcaagcagcaccagcagggcAAGCAAAAGGATGACCGTATCTTGGTCTTCTGCCTGTACAAGAAGGAGGCAACTCGCGTCGAGGGGTTCCTCAGCCGCAAGGGTGTTCGCGTTGGCGGCATTCACGGAGACTTGAAGCAGGAGCAGCGAACGAGGAGTTTGGAGGCTTTCAAGACTGGCAAGACACCAGTCTTGGTCGCTACCGATGTGGCTGCTCGAGGATTGGATATCCCCGAGGTCAAGCTGGTCATCAACGTTACT TTCCCTCTAACGATTGAGGATTACGTTCACCGTATTGGACGTACAGGCAGAGCCGGCAAGACTggtgaggccatcaccatgtTTACTGTTCAGGACAAGGCGCACTCTGGATC tctcatcaacatcctcaagGGTGCTAACCAGCCTGTTCCGGATGAGCTGATGAAGTTTGGCACcgtcgtcaagaagaagacacaCGACATGTAcggcggcttcttcaaggacgTCGATCCGAACCAAAAGGCAACAAAGATTACTTTCGATTAA
- a CDS encoding rft protein domain-containing protein gives MSDWSTELIQFPHLLLRRDSVCQEAWAAILTAVYDAYSWLQWPCPLNPPNPTTDFAELRLLASSTSTPSKPLPCASLLIILQVASRLVTFIANQLLLRFLTAPLLALSTQLEVYYLSILFFARESLRVAIQRQGIAGAANTEDGAQADDAAVARREGQAVVNLGYLAVGLGSIVSVTLGWMYLASASATTLQTPWLVESLWLYGIAAMVELLSEPCFVLMQTRLQFGTRAIAESIATFLRCIVVFGSAVGASRKGLDIGVLPFALGQLSYGASLLLVYFASGYRLATSTGFSLSPKRLNSTKSVVFVLSYFYKPTVSLAGSMMAQSFVKHLLTQGDTFLISLFSTPEVQGVYALANNYGSLLARLLFQPVEESSRSYFSRLLSSPSSSNSGEASSQPSSSVKEAKRNLHIILRLYILLSSIIVSIGPFAAPALLSIVVGSRWAGSGAGQVLGTYCFYIPFMGLNGITEAFVASVATEAQVHRQSFWMGIFSGVFAASAFLLMSVFQLGAQGLVYANSINMLCRIIWSGAFIAGFFKSHGIEFAPASLFPATTIVASLSTLGLLRFLNVQDDGEARPIATLIKIAGSAIPLLLLIVFLERKFLLECFQSIRGRKASKRE, from the exons ATGTCTGATTGGAGCACGGAATTGATTCAGTTCCCTCATCTTCTGTTGCGCCGTGACTCTGTCTGTCAAGAAGCATGGGCCGCAATTCTGACTGCGGTTTACGATGCTTATAGCTGGCTTCAGTGGCCTTGCCCGCTAAACCCACCAAACCCCACCACTGACTTCGCTGAACTCCGGCTTTTGGCCagctcaacctcaactccatccaaACCTCTGCCAT GCGCCTCCctgctcatcatcctccaagTCGCCTCTCGCCTCGTCACCTTCATCGCTaaccagctcctcctgcGCTTCCTCACCGCCCCTCTACTAGCTCTTTCCACACAGCTCGAAGTCTACTACCTCtccattctcttcttcgcccgCGAGAGCCTGCGAGTGGCCATCCAACGTCAGGGCATCGCGGGAGCAGCAAACACCGAGGATGGCGCTCAAGCagacgatgctgctgttgcacGGAGGGAAGGACAGGCGGTGGTGAATCTGGGGTATCTCGCCGTTGGGCTGGGCAGCATCGTCAGCGTGACCTTGGGATGGATGTATCTCGCGTCTGCTTCCGCGACGACTCTCCAGACGCCCTGGTTGGTTGAGTCGCTTTGGCTCTATGGCATCGCCGCTATGGTTGAGCTCCTGTCCGAGCCGTGCTTCGTCTTGATGCAAACGCGTCTGCAATTCGGCACTCGCGCGATAGCTGAATCTATCGCAACTTTTCTTCGATGCATCGTTGTTTTTGGTTCTGCCGTTGGGGCCTCTCGAAAGGGCTTGGATATCGGTGTGCTCCCTTTTGCGCTTGGCCAGCTGTCATATGGcgcctctcttctcttggtCTACTTTGCCTCCGGATACCGCCTTGCGACCAGCACTGGGTTCTCACTTTCCCCCAAGCGACTCAATTCTACCAAAAGCGTTGTCTTTGTGCTATCCTACTTTTACAAGCCCACTGTCAGCCTTGCGGGAAGTATGATGGCCCAAAGCTTTGTGAAGCATCTCCTTACCCAAGGCGACACCTTTCTTATTTCACTCTTCTCGACTCCCGAGGTGCAGGGTGTGTATGCCTTGGCGAATAACTACGGCAGTCTTCTCGCCCgcttgctcttccagccCGTCGAGGAGAGCAGCCGCAGTTACTTTTCCCGCCTCTTatcctcgccgtcttcatccaaCAGCGGAGAGGCCTCGTCgcagccatcttcatcagtCAAGGAGGCGAAGCGCAATTTACATATCATCCTGCGTCTATATATTCTCTTGTCTTCTATCATTGTCAGCATTGGACCTTTTGCAGCCCCCGCGCTTCTCTCCATCGTGGTAGGCAGCCGTTGGGCTGGCTCaggagctggccaagttTTGGGAACGTATTGCTTCTACATTCCATTCATGGGACTCAACGGAATCACCGAGGCTTTTGTTGCTTCTGTCGCCACCGAGGCTCAAGTTCATCGCCAGTCGTTTTGGATGGGCATCTTCTCAGGCGTCTTTGCAGCATCTGCTTTCCTTCTTATGAGTGTCTTTCAGCTCGGCGCTCAAGGCCTCGTCTAtgccaacagcatcaacatgctGTGTCGAATCATCTGGAGTGGCGCCTTTATTGCCGGCTTCTTCAAATCTCACGGCATCGAATTTGCACCTGCATCGCTATTCCCGGCAACTACAATCGTCGCTTCTCTGTCAACATTGGGACTTTTACGGTTCCTAAACGTTCAAGACGACGGCGAGGCACGACCAATCGCAACATTAATCAAGATTGCTGGCTCTGCCATTCCATTACTACTTCTAAT TGTATTTCTAGAGCGCAAGTTTCTTCTCGAATGCTTCCAGTCTATCCGAGGCcgcaaagcaagcaaacgCGAGTGA
- a CDS encoding nmrA-like family domain-containing protein, producing the protein MVGDMSFDNARVLVFGGTGAQGRSIVQALARTKRYRVSVLTRNKNSTQAAALASSFPDVQFVEGSYTTEEGLRNAFANQDVVYFSIDSFNVGEPFEYFWTFRAYEIAVQSKLKWFIFAGAGDSRLTGWLMNQPLDRLPWTILTGGVYAEMLGILLRPTENEDGFVFQNPMDDDSVMPLLPLEMYGYRLQWALAHPEEKIATALQQVTGKKAQFKSITTSAWMEAISSHVDPEGRLPRRADPTDPTSFSFRKSFSAWWNIWKEQKEKKMEDMAWADEVYPTRPRSLKEWMETVGYEGKQIVPLYE; encoded by the exons ATGGTCGGCGATATGTCTTTTGATAATGCAAGAGTTTTGGTGTTCGGTGGCACTGGAGCCCAAGGGCGATCGATCGTTCAAG CATTGGCACGGACCAAGCGATATCGTGTGTCTGTTCTCACTAGAAACAAGAATTCAACCCAAGCCGCGGCCCTAGCATCCTCCTTTCCAGACGTCCAATTCGTTGAAGGCTCGTACACGACAGAAGAGGGCCTACGCAACGCTTTCGCCAATCAAGACGTTGTGTACTTCAGTATAGACAGTTTCAACGTCGGTGAGCCATTTGAGTACTTCTGGACGTTTCGTGCCTACGAGATCGCTGTCCAAAGTAAGCTGAAATGGTTCATCTTCGCTGGTGCTGGAGATAG TAGGTTAACTGGCTGGTTAATGAATCAGCCTCTTGACCGACTTCCTTGGACTATCCTGACAGGCGGCGTTTACGCTGAAATGCTTGGGATTCTTCTAAGACCGACTGAGAACGAGGATGGATTCGTCTTTCAAAATCCCATGGATGATGATAGCGTCATGCCACTTCTACCTCTCGAAATGTACGGTTATCGCCTCCAGTGGGCTTTGGCACATCCAGAGGAAA AGATCGCTACAGCACTTCAACAAGTCACTGGCAAAAAGGCTCAATTTAAGAGCATTACAACATCCGCATGGATGGAGGCTATTTCTAGTCATGTAGATCCAGAGGGGAGATTGCCCAGAAGAGCAGATCCCACTGATCCTACCTCGTTTTCGTTTCGCAAATCTTTTTCGGCCTGGTGGAATATCTGGAAAGagcagaaagaaaagaagatggaagataTGGCTTGGGCGGATGAAGTTTACCCTACACGACCGAGGAGTCTGAAGGAATGGATGGAAACAGTTGGGTACGAGGGGAAACAAATTGTTCCCCTGTATGAGTAG
- a CDS encoding fungal specific transcription factor domain-containing protein, translated as MRGRPRFRVAPCKYCNKEFKRQEHLERHIRTHTRERPFGCVCGRTFSRPDLLNRHRRLSQCSNPATSIPQDTATSGQEALSPSKIIYQTSPSQDAVISPSDSSHGRTPLNPDFATQTSATRNGIIGPTAGMNNAAPVEYSQKQLMGKFSLRDLDTSSQEQQPSYSPRDSGVAARSDINMDNTIETGSDFTQLQLFDIDFLANETDMISGYLMDIFPPMDYQQPMIEDISDTYSGSQSLSAGLGPNSLEIPTLLQNEIPPSQGRASVVQLVPTTNPWTVSAAAYEKLTAEVEKHISVLPEPFTLPSRQTLSRYVASWMRSFHPHLPFIHIPTTCLEDKTPMLVLTLAATGSFYGFEHTHGYAMYFIAKSIITHELEKRRRASTLHLLRTFPRYAGLPTGSPDATAQTWASPPPATSGPVDIELLQSLLVLVLTMAWLDGPLAQDALAMSSQLTELTREALKYPVPEIEADNWSAWAHEEERRRTLFSAYFVINILTICFNVPPQITSSEVIIPLPSSEAEFKAATSNAWLSLRQKSNARQPDFQLCLQQLLSGKPLAKEDSATEFGNYMLVQSLLIQVYFERQVSSAVLRSSTSLPLDTISLYENAYSAWQSCWDSAIESALDPNSPHGPLAFNSTAMLRLAHVHLAVGLQSHCALRSRDPRIVAQAFEPHQNPIPLRAPHLDQAVFHAICALRIPVRVGIAFVARGRTGHWSVQHAISNFACALLLTHWLENLFHLVSSDGMEILRYEEKRLLSIVERLIEETHLEGSLGSKNDYPRRIRRLAIAAVRLWAETCRGIQVFEIVHVVGETLSLVAESLESRFL; from the exons ATGAGAGGTCGCCCTCGATTCCGTGTGGCTCCGTGCAAGTACTGTAACAAGGAGTTTAAGCGACAAGAACATCTAGAACGTCACATTCGCACGC ACACCCGGGAGAGGCCGTTTGGCTGTGTCTGTGGCCGCACATTCTCAAGGCC AGATCTCCTAAACCGCCATCGTCGACTGTCTCAATGTTCAAACCCAGCTACAAGTATACCCCAAGACACAGCTACCAGTGGACAAGAAgctctctccccctccaagATTATCTATCAGACATCTCCATCACAGGATGCTGTAATCTCACCCTCAGACAGCAGCCATGGAAGAACACCCCTCAATCCCGACTTTGCAACCCAGACATCTGCGACCCGAAATGGGATCATAGGACCAACCGCCGGGATGAACAACGCCGCGCCGGTAGAGTACTCTCAAAAGCAACTCATGGGGAAATTCTCACTACGCGACCTAGACACGAGTagccaggagcagcagccgagCTACTCTCCTCGTGATAGCGGTGTTGCGGCTCGCAGCGACATTAACATGGACAACACCATCGAAACTGGATCTGACTTTACACAGCTTCAGCTGTTCGATATCGATTTCCTTGCAAATGAAACAGACATGATAAGCGGGTATCTCATGGACATCTTCCCGCCAATGGACTACCAGCAGCCAATGATTGAAGATATATCCGACACTTATAGCGGTTCTCAGTCACTTTCCGCAGGTCTAGGTCCCAATAGCCTTGAGATACCGACTCTTTTGCAAAATGAGATACCACCATCACAGGGGAGGGCTTCTGTGGTCCAATTGGTACCAA CAACGAATCCATGGACCGTGTCGGCAGCGGCGTACGAGAAACTCACTGCCGAAGTTGAAAAGCACATCAGCGTGCTACCAGAACCATTCACACTTCCCAGCCGGCAAACATTATCGAGATATGTTGCGAGCTGGATGCGGAGCTTCCATCCTCATTTGCCTTTTATTCATATACCAACAACTTGCTTGGAAGACAAGACGCCAATGCTTGTGTTAACTCTTGCAGCGACTGGGTCGTTCTATGGGTTTGAACACACGCATGGTTACGCCATGTACTTTATTGCAAAGTCTATCATTACCCATGAGCTCGAGAAACGTCGCCGAGCCTCTACTTTACACTTGCTTCGAACTTTTCCACGCTACGCTGGGCTTCCCACCGGTTCCCCAGATGCAACCGCACAGACATgggcatcaccaccacctgcAACATCCGGACCTGTCGACATTGAACTGCTACAGTCTCTGTTGGTGCTTGTGCTCACAATGGCTTGGCTTGATGGGCCCCTTGCACAGGATGCACTCGCTATGAGCAGCCAACTTACAGAACTGACTCGTGAAGCCCTGAAGTATCCGGTTCCAGAAATTGAAGCAGATAACTGGAGTGCTTGGgctcatgaagaagagaggcgaCGTACCCTGTTCTCGGCCTACTTTGTGATCAATATACTCACTATTTGTTTCAATGTACCACCTCAAATCACTAGTTCAGAAGTCATCATTCCGCTTCCATCCTCAGAAGCAGAGTTCAAGGCTGCCACTTCGAATGCATGGCTTAGCCTGCGACAAAAGAGCAACGCCCGTCAGCCGGACTTTCAACTTTGTCTCCAACAGTTGCTATCCGGGAAGCCGCTTGCAAAAGAAGATTCTGCTACAGAATTCGGAAATTATATGCTTGTTCAAAGCTTGCTAATACAGGTATATTTCGAACGCCAAGTATCGTCCGCGGTGTTAAGGTCATCAACGAGTCTGCCACTGGACACTATTTCACTTTATGAGAACGCCTATAGTGCCTGGCAATCATGTTGGGATTCGGCCATCGAGTCTGCTTTGGATCCCAACTCTCCTCATGGTCCTTTGGCCTTCAACTCAACTGCCATGCTTCGCTTGGCTCACGTCCATCTCGCAGTGGGCCTCCAGAGCCACTGCGCTCTCCGCTCACGCGATCCGAGGATTGTCGCTCAAGCGTTTGAACCTCACCAAAACCCAATTCCACTCCGCGCTCCCCATCTAGATCAGGCGGTTTTCCATGCCATTTGCGCATTGAGGATACCGGTGAGAGTTGGGATAGCATTTGTCGCACGGGGCCGAACGGGTCATTGGAGTGTTCAGCACGCCATCAGCAACTTTGCATGTGCGCTCCTACTCACTCACTGGCTCGAAAACCTCTTTCATCTGGTATCTTCTGATGGGATGGAAATCTTACGATATGAGGAGAAGCGATTACTTTCTATTGTCGAACGGCTAATTGAGGAGACTCATCTGGAGGGCTCTCTGGGCTCAAAAAACGATTACCCTCGCCGAATTCGACGTCTGGCTATTGCTGCAGTAAGACTCTGGGCAGAGACATGTAGAGGGATCCAAGTATTTGAGATTGTTCATGTTGTCGGGGAAACATTGTCTCTCGTTGCAGAGTCATTGGAAAGTCGCTTTCTTTAA